From the genome of uncultured Bacteroides sp.:
GTGATTCTATAGTGTTCTCAAAAGAATATGGAATGTTCATTTTTAATTCTACTATATCACCTTTGAAATTAATCAAGCCAATATTAATATCGTACAGATTGATGTCAACCCCGATAAAGTATCCTGATTTAGGATTCAATCCATATAAATTAGGGTGACGTCCACCGCTGGTTTCTAGTTTTCCGTAATCATTGATAAATCCTTCTTCGCACATTTCACTAATAAACTTAGTGACAGTAGGCACACTTAGATCAACTTCTTTAGAGAGATCTGTGATGGTAGAATTTCCATGAGATATGTAGTAATTTATAATTTTCTTTTTGATAAGGGCATTCTTGCTACCTTTTTCTAACTCGGCCAAAAAGTTCTTGTTCATATTTAAATGTATTTCGGATATAAAAGTGTGAATCTTTCTATTTGTATTTTATTTCACTTCGAACAAAGATACTTGTTTTTTTATTATATATGTGGTTTTTTATTTAAATATTTACTAATTATGGCTAAAGGTAGATTGATTTGTTATTATTTAAATTTATGGATGAGCTTATTATTAATAATATAAGTTCTAGACAGGTGTTATTTTGGATAAACTACGAAGGGGTATTTTCAGAAGGTGGTTGAATAACATCTGTAAGTCCAGATAAAATTATAGACTTACAGATGTATATTGTGGGTAAGTATTATTTGAAAGGTAGGATTTCAATCCAATAACCATCAGGATCATTTATAAAATATAATCCCATATCAGTATTTTCGTAGCAAACGCATCCCATTTCTTTGTGAAATTCTCTAACTTTATCGTAATTTCCGGGAACACGCATGCAAAGATGAATTTCGTTGTCACCTAAATTGTAAGGTTCTTTGCGGTCTCTTAACCAGGTTAATTCCAGACTAAAACTTGTTGTTTCGTCTGTTAGATATACTAAAATAAACGAACCATCACTGGCAACTTTACGTTTGGCTTCTTTTAATCCCAGTGCTTTGGCATAAAACTCAATACTTTTCTCAAGATTGAGTACATTGAAATTGAAATGATCGAATCGGCTTTTTATTTCCATAACCTTATTAAATTAGTTTCTATTCTTGTGAATCTATAATACACAACTTTCACCTCTTGATGTCCATTTTATGACTTTGCATTTTTTTGTTTCTGCGTATGGAGCAAATGCTGCAATTTTATGATAGGCATTATCAAAATGCATGGGAGCTAAAATATCAGTTGGAATACGGTTGATAAACTGCTCAGCTCCTTTCATATAATCCTTTCCTAAACGAGGGTCAATGGGGAAAAATACAAGATCTAAATGAGCTAAGTCTTTCGCTATTAACTCCAGTTCCTTCAGATAATAATTTTCATATTCTTGTGATTCTTCAAATGGGCATTCTTCATTCCAGTGCCAATTGTTTAAATCGCCTGCATGGAAGATTTTCTTTTCTGAAGATTGAATTAGGAAAGAAATACCAATATCAGTAGAACCATAAGCTTTTATATTAAGATAGTCATCTTTATAACTATCTAATTTGTCAAGATATAATGCATCTTCTTTGTTAGCTAATCCCGCATCAAGAATATCTTTCGAGAAGATGTACTGAATATTGCTTTTTTGCAACTTCCAGCTAAGGACTTCAGGATTGAAATGATCAGCGTGTGAATGCGATGAAAGAACATAAAGTTTTTGTGGTTGGCGAAGTAAATATGAGTGGATATAGCCATTCTCCTGAGACTTGGATGTATCCTCGTAATAATCTATTATAACGTTGAAATCATTGAACTCTAATGCAAAACAGCTATGATAAATATAGGTTATCTTCATTTTGGAGTCTTTTAGTTTATATAGATGAATTAAATGCAAAACAAAGATATAAAATCTGTTGAAGGTTCGGTTGCTTATTAATATTTCTTTTGAATGTTTTTAATAATAATGAAGTATATTTGCTACGGTAAAAATAAAAAAATGTAATATGGAAATAAATGATAAAAATGCAGCTTTGGATGGACAAACTGAAGTTGCAATATTTGCTGGTGGATGCTTTTGGGGTGTTGAACATTTAATGAAAACTGCCCCCGGAACTCTTATTGTCGAATCCGGATATATTGGAGGAAGAAAAGAAAATCCTTCTTACGAAGAAGTGTGTCGTCATGATACCGGCCATGCTGAAGCTGTTCGAATAGTATTTGATCCTTCAAAATCTTCTTATGAGGAATTAGCTAAATTGTTTTTTGAGATTCATGACCCAGAGCAAGAAGATGGGCAGGGGCCCGATCTTGGTGATCAATATCGCTCTGAGATATTTTATACAACTCCAGAACAGAAAGAAATCGCTGAAAAATTAATAGGTGTACTTACAGAAAAAGGTTATCATGTTGTAACAAAGGTAACTCCTGCTACTACTTTTTGGAGAGCTGAGGAATATCATCAGAATCATTACGAGCTTAGAGGAACTGAACCGTATTGCCACATTTATACTAAGAGATTCTGATTTGATTGCTGGTTGAACACAAGAAAGGGAATGATCTTAAATCATTCCCTTTCTTGTGTTCAAAATATATTATTCTTTAATCATTTATTATATATGTTGAAATGATTGTTATAATAAAACATCGCTCGTGGTAAATGCTTCTACTGTTGTGTTTGCATTAATTTCTGCATCTTTTCCTTTGATTAAAAATGGGACGAAAATTAATGGCCATAAAATAATTAACGAAACACCAAAACAGACCCATGCAACAGCTGCTTTTGAATCCCCCTGGTTATTTAGTTCATTTGCTGATATCTTAATATCATTACCATTGGGCATGATAAGTGATTCAACAGCCATTCTAATTTCGCCTGCCTTGCCAAATATTTTTGGTTTTTTTAGATAAGAAATCTGAGCTTTTGCAATTGAACCTGCTGGGATAACAATTTGCCCTTCCTTCATCACATTATAAGCAACCCTAAGGGTAATTATGTCTCCAACTTTTGCTGTCCTAGTACTAATTGAATTTTCTACTTTTAATGAAATAGGTGTGTTGGCAGGTAGGGTGATTTTTTCATTCTTGTTGTTCGTGTTTGTTAGAGAACTATTCTCTGCTGTTAAAATACGAGCTTCAACGTTATCATCTGATGATAAAATGTTTGATGCCTGCATTGGCTGAATGTAGATGATTTGAAATAAAAAGATTAATGTTAGAAAAATAGAAATCTTCTTTTTAGATAATGTTGTTGAGCTTTCTTTCATAATATTGTTATTTTAGTTTATAATATGTATATGCTGTTTCTTATTATACAGTTAAAATAGGAATGATAAGAAGGGGTTAATGTGTTATTATTGTTTATATTATGGATTGTTAATGATCTTTATAATACTATTATATTGGTCGCTTTAATAGTTTTTTTGTTGAATAATTAATTTTTAATTATATCTCTATTTTGATTTATAGATGTCGTTATGCGTTAATTTTTTGCAAATATATGATATTTTTTTTAACTTAATATTTTATTGAGACTTTTTTATTGCTATTTGTTTAATATTCTTTGGGTATTTTTTAATAGAGATTTTATTCTACTTATATGTTTTGTTAATTAATAAATAGTTGGTTTTTTAAGCTGAAAAACAATATAGCTTTTTATATTGTTAATAATAATAAGTGTTTTCTTTTTGTGTGGTTTAATGTTTAAATTGAACTAAATTAAGTACTTATTACAGTATTCTTGCTATTCTATTTATTAAATATAGCTTGCGTGAATAAAAGTTTAATTATTAAAAAGGACAATTTAATGAAAACAATACCGCTAACAAAAGATGAATTTCTTGCCAGAGTGGCTGATTATAATGAAAGTCCTGATGAATGGAAATATCTTGGTGATAAACCTGCCATAATTGATTTTTATGCTTCATGGTGTGGTCCTTGTAAGGTTATAGCTCCTATCCTTGAAGAACTGGCTGTGGAATATTCGGGAAAGATCTATATATATAAAGTAAATACAGAAGAAGAGGAAGAGCTTGCTTCTGTATTTGGAATTCGTAGTATACCTTCTTTATTGTTTGTGCCGATGTATGGTTCTCCTCAGATGGCACAGGGAGCAATGCCAAAATCAGCTTTTAGAGATGCTATAGAAAAAGTTCTTCTGAAAATGGAGAACTGATTTTTTTTGAGTATAAATTCTATTTATCCATGATAATGAATGAATTATGGATAAGGAATATAAGAAATAATCTCTGAATTCTTTTTTTGTTTA
Proteins encoded in this window:
- the trxA gene encoding thioredoxin, whose amino-acid sequence is MACVNKSLIIKKDNLMKTIPLTKDEFLARVADYNESPDEWKYLGDKPAIIDFYASWCGPCKVIAPILEELAVEYSGKIYIYKVNTEEEEELASVFGIRSIPSLLFVPMYGSPQMAQGAMPKSAFRDAIEKVLLKMEN
- a CDS encoding VOC family protein; amino-acid sequence: MEIKSRFDHFNFNVLNLEKSIEFYAKALGLKEAKRKVASDGSFILVYLTDETTSFSLELTWLRDRKEPYNLGDNEIHLCMRVPGNYDKVREFHKEMGCVCYENTDMGLYFINDPDGYWIEILPFK
- a CDS encoding MBL fold metallo-hydrolase, with translation MKITYIYHSCFALEFNDFNVIIDYYEDTSKSQENGYIHSYLLRQPQKLYVLSSHSHADHFNPEVLSWKLQKSNIQYIFSKDILDAGLANKEDALYLDKLDSYKDDYLNIKAYGSTDIGISFLIQSSEKKIFHAGDLNNWHWNEECPFEESQEYENYYLKELELIAKDLAHLDLVFFPIDPRLGKDYMKGAEQFINRIPTDILAPMHFDNAYHKIAAFAPYAETKKCKVIKWTSRGESCVL